One Triticum dicoccoides isolate Atlit2015 ecotype Zavitan chromosome 4B, WEW_v2.0, whole genome shotgun sequence genomic window carries:
- the LOC119292301 gene encoding uncharacterized protein LOC119292301 translates to MAMATRMSKEELAAYQPRPGVRCEKAAEEFLARRKKEMESEPEESRTDLNAYEAGLYRVFWEQMFAKNGSRYEDITMIPPMAFTDHGCKFAGVQSTIQIFSVKVEETMGGLVWPLHVYGMVAVRDVVDHNRNVIFHRERDNCQIITTMDPYLALTGPTRGVVVSVHPVYFEVHLKVKGQKESEDKDLAFLAGCYSSNGPWRSCLFDRSWTSKLSTLKFTCGHLVDSVEATVSVKLIGGTWPHGYRGVFTAQTSGIPEKSVMLLDCRDGKLPVDGDGQVKFSRRVVCVELFPLDELSVTNLRVSVEAVRIKGKNEKGKGKIRKHTVKLEADFLPKKKGRSREIVEVLSCEMEVEVAWSLLSTFKASYKRAIADHLESLSLV, encoded by the exons ATGGCGATGGCGACCAGGATGTCAAAGGAGGAGCTGGCGGCGTATCAGCCGAGGCCGGGGGTGCGCTGTGAGAAGGCGGCGGAGGAATTcttggcgaggaggaagaaggagatggaGTCAGAGCCCGAGGAGTCCCGCACCGACCTGAACGCGTACGAAGCAGGCCTCTACCGTGTGTTCTGGGAGCAGATGTTCGCCAAGAACGGTTCCCGCTACGAGGACATCA CGATGATTCCTCCCATGGCTTTCACTGATCATGGCTGCAAGTTTGCCGGCGTCCAGTCCACTATACAGATTTTTTCCGTCAAAGTTGAGGAGACAATGGGAGGGTTGGTGTGGCCCTTGCATGTCTACGGTATGGTTGCGGTCCGTGACGTCGTTGACCACAACCGAAATGTTATCTTCCATCGTGAAAGGGATAACTGCCAAATCATTACCACAATG GATCCATATCTGGCACTAACGGGTCCTACCCGGGGTGTTGTGGTGTCTGTTCATCCTGTGTACTTTGAAGTTCATCTTAAGGTGAAAGGTCAGAAGGAATCTGAAGATAAAGACCTAGCCTTTCTGGCAGGCTGTTACAGCAGTAATGGCCCATGGAGATCCTGTTTGTTTGATAGGTCTTGGACCAGCAAGCTCAGCACACTGAAGTTTACTTGTGGCCACTTGGTTGACTCAGTGGAGGCCACAGTGAGTGTGAAACTCATTGGAGGGACGTGGCCGCATGGCTATCGCGGTGTATTCACGGCGCAGACGTCCGGTATTCCTGAGAAGTCCGTGATGTTGCTTGATTGTCGTGATGGCAAACTGCCTGTTGATGGCGATGGTCAGGTGAAGTTTTCGCGGCGCGTTGTTTGCGTTGAGCTTTTTCCTTTGGATGAGCTTTCTGTCACTAATCTGAGAGTATCGGTGGAGGCCGTGCGTATCAAAGGGAAGaatgaaaagggcaaagggaagataaGGAAACATACGGTGAAGCTTGAGGCTGATTTTCTGCCCAAGAAAAAGGGTAGAAGCCGGGAGATTGTAGAGGTTCTCTCATGTGAAATGGAAGTGGAGGTTGCGTGGTCACTTCTGTCGACCTTCAAGGCCAGCTATAAGAGGGCCATTGCTGATCATCTGGAGAGTCTAAGCTTGGTTTAG